Proteins from a genomic interval of Methanobrevibacter olleyae:
- the glmS gene encoding glutamine--fructose-6-phosphate transaminase (isomerizing) translates to MCGIVGCVLKNDKVAPILLDSISKLEYRGYDSVGLATAFDGKINLKKDEGQIKKVDDKLNLADMPGNYGIAHVRWATHGDPSRENSHPHLNSSCTIAVVHNGIIENYLAIKEDLQAEGYEFKSGTDTEVIPHLLDKFIGEGLDLEKAVRKVIGVIEGAYAIAAICVDEPNKVVATRKDSPLIVGIGEDEYFVASDSPAILKYTNNIAYLEEGEIVILTEDGVTFKDANDKVMKKDIDVLDWSPEMAEKEGYDHFMIKEINEQDAAIRNTLGEKDKIKDIVDEVKETINRVVFVACGTSYHASLTGKYLIESLVGIPTEVLLASEFKYSAKALNDQTLVIFISQSGETADTLKALDAANETSKTLAIVNVRGSSATRKADYVIQTQAGPEIGVAATKTYVSQLIAIYLFSALLADDADLLKRLEKVPDYIDEVLKKQGIIREISNNYKRDKDAFFIGRGFSYPIALEGALKLKEISYIHAEGYAAGELKHGPIALIDKNIPVVVVVPPGQDHNKIMSNLQEVKARGADVLGIGAIGDKDLIKESDNVFLINSEVDDILAPLVYIVPLQLLSYHVSVLRELDPDKPKNLAKCVTVE, encoded by the coding sequence ATTTCTAAATTAGAATACCGAGGATATGACTCTGTTGGTTTAGCTACTGCTTTTGATGGAAAAATTAACCTTAAAAAAGATGAAGGTCAAATTAAAAAAGTGGATGATAAGTTAAACTTAGCTGACATGCCAGGTAATTATGGAATTGCTCATGTTCGATGGGCTACTCACGGAGATCCAAGTAGAGAAAATTCACATCCTCACTTAAACTCTTCATGTACTATTGCAGTTGTCCATAATGGTATTATTGAAAATTATTTAGCTATTAAAGAAGATTTACAAGCAGAAGGTTATGAATTTAAATCTGGTACTGATACAGAAGTAATTCCACACTTACTTGATAAGTTTATAGGTGAGGGTTTAGATTTGGAAAAGGCTGTTCGTAAAGTTATAGGTGTTATTGAAGGCGCTTATGCTATTGCAGCTATTTGTGTAGATGAACCAAATAAAGTTGTAGCTACTCGTAAAGACAGTCCTTTAATTGTTGGTATTGGTGAGGATGAATACTTTGTTGCTTCTGATTCTCCAGCTATTTTAAAATATACCAATAATATTGCATACCTTGAAGAAGGCGAAATTGTTATATTAACTGAAGATGGTGTAACATTTAAAGATGCTAATGATAAAGTTATGAAAAAGGATATTGATGTTTTAGATTGGTCACCTGAAATGGCTGAGAAGGAAGGTTACGATCATTTCATGATTAAGGAAATTAATGAACAAGATGCTGCAATTAGAAACACTTTAGGTGAAAAGGATAAAATTAAAGATATTGTTGATGAAGTTAAAGAAACTATTAACAGAGTTGTTTTTGTTGCATGTGGAACATCTTATCATGCTTCTTTAACTGGAAAATATTTAATTGAATCTCTAGTAGGTATACCAACTGAAGTTTTACTTGCTTCTGAGTTTAAATATTCTGCTAAGGCATTAAATGACCAAACTTTAGTTATTTTTATTTCTCAATCTGGTGAAACTGCAGATACCTTAAAGGCATTAGATGCAGCTAATGAAACATCTAAAACCTTAGCTATTGTTAATGTTAGGGGAAGTTCTGCTACAAGAAAGGCTGATTATGTGATTCAAACTCAAGCAGGTCCTGAAATTGGTGTAGCAGCTACTAAAACTTATGTAAGTCAATTAATTGCTATTTATTTGTTCTCTGCACTCCTTGCAGATGATGCTGATTTACTTAAAAGATTAGAAAAAGTTCCAGATTATATTGATGAAGTTCTTAAAAAACAGGGTATAATTCGTGAAATTTCTAATAATTATAAAAGGGATAAAGATGCATTCTTCATTGGAAGAGGTTTTTCCTATCCTATTGCTTTAGAGGGAGCTTTAAAACTAAAAGAAATTTCATATATTCATGCTGAAGGTTATGCAGCAGGTGAACTTAAACATGGCCCTATTGCTTTGATTGATAAAAATATTCCTGTAGTTGTTGTTGTACCTCCAGGACAAGATCATAATAAAATTATGAGTAATTTACAAGAAGTTAAAGCAAGAGGTGCTGATGTATTAGGTATTGGTGCTATAGGTGATAAAGATTTAATTAAAGAATCTGATAATGTATTTTTAATTAATTCTGAAGTTGATGATATTTTAGCTCCACTTGTTTATATAGTTCCACTTCAATTATTAAGTTATCATGTATCTGTTTTAAGAGAATTAGATCCTGATAAACCTAAGAATTTAGCTAAGTGTGTAACTGTTGAATAG